The genomic interval TAATCGGCAAGTACTACACCAAGGCGGAAAACGGCTACCACCATTCGAAAGCGTTCACGCTTCAGAACTTCCACGAGCCGATCAAGATTCGCGAGAAGAACGAGAGGATTTTGTTGCACAACTGCGTGCGCTGCCACGGCGAGTTCACGAGCGAGATACGCGAGCACGCCAAAGGCGGCGAGTTGAACTGCGTGCGCTGCCATGCCGACGTGGGGCACGGCCCGGTGCGCTAGTGAGGTGACCCAAATGAGCGGGAAAAACGGAAACGGAAGTGTTCGCGGCGGAGTGGCGCTGTGGATTTACGCGCTGACGATAGCGGTCGTCGCCGCCGGAACGGTGGGCGTGATGATGCTGCGCGAAAACATCGCCGAGCGCAAGGCCGAGGGGCGGCAGGTCGCGGTGCAGTTGGTCGAGCTGTCCGAGGACGTGATCGACCCTGCGGAGTGGGGCAAAAACTTCCCGCGCCAGTACGACAGCTACAAGCGCACGGTTGACATAGAGCGCACGAAGCACGGCGGGAGCGACGCGTTCCAGAAGCTCGACCAAGACCCGGTCTGGCGGGAGCTTTTCAAGGGCTACCCGTTCGGGGTGGACTACCGTGAGGAGCGCGGGCATGCTTATATGCTTCAAGATCAGGAGGAGACGAAGCGCGTCACCGAGTTCAAGCAGCCGGGGGCGTGCCTGCACTGCCACGCGTCGGTCATCCCGGCGTACGTTGCGAAGGGACGCGAAGCGGGCGTCTCGGATTCCGACAGGCTCGCCCAGGTTATGAAGGGATTCGAAGTCGTGTGCAAGATGCCTTACGCCGAGGCGCGCAAGCTTGTGGAGCATCCGGTCGCGTGCGTGGACTGCCACGACCCGGAGTCGATGGCGATCCGCGTGACTCGTCCGGGATTCCTGAATGGAATAAAGGAATTCGCAAAGTCGAGCGAGCCTGCCCCGCACCTGCAAAGCATCGAGCGCTGGCGCAGGGAAGGGCGCAAGGGCGAGTACGACCCGAACCTGCTTGCGTCCCGCCAGGAAATGCGCAGCATGGTCTGCGGGCAGTGCCACGTCGAATATTATTTCAAGGGCGAGGGCAAGCTACTGACCTACCCGTGGCACAACGGATTCAAAATGGACGACGCGGAAAAGTATTACGACGAGGTCGCCTGGAAGGACTGGACGCATCCCGACACCGGCGCGGAGCTTCTGAAGGCGCAGCATCCGGAATTCGAGACGTGGAGCCAGGGCATCCACGCCCGCAGCGGCGTGGCGTGCGCGGATTGCCACATGCCGTATATCCGCGAGGGGGCGGTCAAGGTCAGCGACCACCACGTTCGCTCGCCGCTGTTGAACATCGCCCACAGCTGCCAGGTTTGCCATCCGTATCCCGAGGACGAGATAAAGGCAAGGGTCGAGGGAATCCAGGACAAGACGGAGGGGCTTCTTGACCGCGGCGAGCAGGCGGTGCTTGCGCTGATAAACGCGATAAAGAGCGCCGAGGCCGCGGGGGTGCCGGAGGAAAACCTGGCGGAGGCGCGGGCGCTGCACCGCAAGGCCGAGTGGAGGCTGGACTGGGTGTCGGCGGAAAACTCGATGGGATTCCACGCTCCCGACGAAACTTCGCGCATCCTGGGCGAGGCGATAGATTACGCGAGGCAGGGGGAAGTTAGCGTACTCGAAGCAATGGCGATAAGAACTAATGCATCCAATAAGTAGCAAGGCAGGTCTAAGCTCGTCCTTCCGTGCATTCTGACGAATGTACCTCCTTGTACCTAACAAGGCTCCGAGTGATTTTTATTTTAGCAATTAGGTACTCATATACCTGTAATTATGATTGACATAACTGCAAATATGATATAATCCATCCTGGGGTGCGGGGACTGCCGAAGCTCGCACTAATTTATTGCTAATTCGATTTACGCCTTCCGAACGTTCCTGTTTTGCCGCCCGGTTCGGAATTACTTTTTTTGGTGAGGTGCAAATTGACCGGTTTATCCTTTGCTTTAAAATCCGTATTTGCAACCATTTTGTCATTCACGATTTTGTTTTCGGGATCGACAATAAATGGTCCAGCATTAGCTGGCGGCGATTTGCCTAAAGCGTTGAGCGAGCAAAGCAGGGCATGCGTTGAATGTCATACGACAATGTCACCGGCTCTTGTTATGCAATGGAGCGATTCTGCGCATTTCAGCAATGGAATTGGCTGCTTTGAATGTCACGCCGCAAAGCAGGGGGAACCGGACGCTTGGGAGCACATGGGGCATTTGATAAGCGTGCTCGTTACCCCGCTTGACTGTGCCAAATGCCACAAGCGCGAATTCGACGAATTCCGCGGAAGCCACCACGCAAAAGCAGGAGAGATCCTCGCGAGCTTGGACAACGTGCTTGCCGAAAAGGCTGCGGGTACTCCGGACAATAAAGCAGATGCAGTTAACGGATGCTGGCAATGCCACGGTTCGATAGTGAAATTCAAGCTTGACGATTCAGGCTCAATTCTGCGCGACGAATTTGAGGGCAGGCCGATAATTGATGCTGATACTTGGCCGAACAGCGGAATGGGCAGGCTTAATCCCGACGGAAGCAAGGGTTCTTGCCACGCATGTCACAGCAGGCATACTTTCGATGCTAAGCTAAGTCGCAGCCCGGAAAACTGCGGTAAATGCCATATGGGGCCCGACCATCCGCAAATCGAAATCTACAATGAGAGCAAGCATGGCATCGCGTTTTATGCAAATCGAGAGCAGATGGGGCTTGAAAGGGACGGCAGTTGGGTGCTCGGCAAGGATTATTCAGCGGCACCCACCTGCGCGACATGTCACACAAGCAGTTATATGACGCCTGATGGCGAAGTAGTAACAAACAGCCACGATGTCGGAGAGCGGATTAGTTGGACCCTTAGACCGGTAATCAGTACGAAATTGAACATGGTGGTTTACACCGACGGCTACAAGGAGGATTATCCTGAGGGTAAGGAGCTTCCTGTTGAGGGCAGCACGGTCGAAACGCAGGAAAAGGTCGTTGAAAATTTAGCACTCGTAACCAAAACTGTTCCTCGCACCGTCGAAAGAGTTGTAACTTGGGACGAACGGCGGAACAAGATGAAGGCTGTTTGTTTCAACTGTCACAGCAGCAGTTATGTGGACAATTTCTATGACCAGTTCGATGGTCTTGTAAATCTGTATAACGATAAATTCGCGAAGCCGGCGCAGAAATGGATGGATATGCTGAAGGCTGACGGAGTGATAAATCCCAATGCGCCGTTCGAATTGGAATTGCAATGGATTTATTACGAATTGTGGCATCATGAAGGCAGGCGCGCGCGTCACGGCGCAAGCATGATGGGGCCGGATTACACGCACTGGCACGGAATGTACGAAGTCAGTAAGCATTACTATACGGAATTTTTGCCCGCGGTGATCGAAGCTGCTGAAGCGAAAAACCACGCACTTGGCGATAAGTATCGCAAATTGATTTCCCAGCATTTATCCGAGCCGGAGCATCTATGGATAAACGGCCTTACGCCTGAAGAGGCTGAAATGCTTCGGAAAATGTATCAAGAGAGGTACGGCCCGAGCGGAGGATAGGGCTACAGCATCTTGATTCGCCGCTATTTGCTTTTAGCGTACCAGAACTCGTCCCGGCCGCCTTCGATGAATGT from bacterium carries:
- the nrfH gene encoding cytochrome c nitrite reductase small subunit, coding for MFASAKFGVAGLVLSCLLGVFAGMGSYTFYYAKGYSYLSNDPRACVNCHIMRPQYEGWQHASHHAVAACNDCHTPHDLIGKYYTKAENGYHHSKAFTLQNFHEPIKIREKNERILLHNCVRCHGEFTSEIREHAKGGELNCVRCHADVGHGPVR
- a CDS encoding ammonia-forming cytochrome c nitrite reductase subunit c552, which produces MSGKNGNGSVRGGVALWIYALTIAVVAAGTVGVMMLRENIAERKAEGRQVAVQLVELSEDVIDPAEWGKNFPRQYDSYKRTVDIERTKHGGSDAFQKLDQDPVWRELFKGYPFGVDYREERGHAYMLQDQEETKRVTEFKQPGACLHCHASVIPAYVAKGREAGVSDSDRLAQVMKGFEVVCKMPYAEARKLVEHPVACVDCHDPESMAIRVTRPGFLNGIKEFAKSSEPAPHLQSIERWRREGRKGEYDPNLLASRQEMRSMVCGQCHVEYYFKGEGKLLTYPWHNGFKMDDAEKYYDEVAWKDWTHPDTGAELLKAQHPEFETWSQGIHARSGVACADCHMPYIREGAVKVSDHHVRSPLLNIAHSCQVCHPYPEDEIKARVEGIQDKTEGLLDRGEQAVLALINAIKSAEAAGVPEENLAEARALHRKAEWRLDWVSAENSMGFHAPDETSRILGEAIDYARQGEVSVLEAMAIRTNASNK